TTCCAGCGAGATGGCCAGCAACTTCTGGGCTTCCACGGCAAATTCCATCGGCAACTGTTTAAGCACATCCTTGGCAAACCCGTTGACGATCAGGGACACCGCTTCTTCCTCGTCCAGCCCGCGTTGCTGGGCGTAGAACATCTGGTCATCGGAAATTTTTGACGTCGTGGCTTCATGTTCAATCTGCGCGGTCGGGTTTTTCACCTCGATATAGGGCACGGTATGCGCGCCGCAGGTATCGCCGAGCAGCAGTGAGTCACATTGGGTGAAGTTGCGGACATTTTCCGCATTCGCCCCAACCCGGACAAGGCCGCGATACGTATTGTCGCTTTTCCCTGCGCTTATGCCCTTGGAGATGATCGTCGAGCGGCTGTTCTTGCCGTTGTGGATCATCTTGGTGCCGGTGTCGGCTTGCTGATAATTATTGGTCAGCGCGACCGAGTAAAATTCGCCCACGCTATTTTCGCCGTTGAGCACACAGCTTGGATATTTCCAGGTCACGGCGCTGCCGGTCTCCACCTGGGTCCAGCTGATTTTGCTATTCTTGCCCTGACACAGACCGCGCTTGGTCACGAAGTTATATATACCGCCCTTGCCGTTCTCGTCACCGGGATACCAGTTTTGCACGGTGCTATATTTAATCTCCGCATCGTCCATTGCGACCAGTTCGACCACGGCGGCATGAAGCTGATTCTCATCGCGCATCGGCGCGGTGCAGCCTTCGAGATAAGACACATAACTGCCTTCATCAGCCACGATCAGCGTCCGTTCAAACTGACCGGTATTTTCCGCATTGATCCGGAAATAGGTGCTCAGCTCCATCGGGCAGCGGACACCTTTGGGAATATAAACAAATGTCCCGTCACTAAACACGGCGCAGTTGAGCGTCGCGAAATAATTATCCTTCATCGGCACAACCTTGCCGAGATATTTGCGGACAAGATCAGGATATTCCTTGATCGCTTCGCTGATCGAGCGGAAGATTACGCCAGCTTCTTCCAATTCCTCGCGGAAGGTCGTCGCAACCGACACACTGTCAAACACGGCATCCACCGCAACTTTGCGCGCGCCTTCAACCCCCGCGAGCACCTTCTGCTCTTCAATCGGAATGCCAAGTTTTTCATAAACCCGCAGGATCTCGGGATCGACCTCATCAAGGCTGTTCAGCTTTGGCTTCGCCTTGGGCTCGGCATAATAATAAGCATCCTGATAATCGATCATCGGGATGTCGAGCTTGGCCCAATCCGGACTTTCCATCGTTTCCCACATCCGAAAGGCTTTCAGGCGCCAATCCAGCATCCACTGCGGCTCGCCCTTCTTGTCGGAAATGAAGCGCACCGTATCCTCGTTCAGACCCTTGGGCGCAAAATCCTGTTCGATGTCGGACGACCAGCCAAATTCATAGGTGCTGGCATTATCAACGGCGGCCTGCGCTTCGGCGTTCATGGCCGCGCGCTCGTCCTGTTCCTGGATATCCGTTTTCACTTCTTCACTCATAACGCTTGTTCCATAGATTTGATTTTCTGTGCAGCTGGCTCTTCTGCCAGGCTGGCAAGGCTAACGTCGTTCAATGCTTTGCGGATTGTCTGGTTGATCACACCCCAATGCGGCTTGACCGTGCAACTGTCTTCCAATGCACAGTCATGATTGCCCTCAATTGTGCACGTGGTAATCGCGAGCGGCCCTTCAACCGCTTCAACAATATCGGCAAGGCTGATCGACGCGGGCGGCCGCGCCAGCCTGATTCCACCACCGACACCGCGCGTCGATTCGATCAATCCAGCGGCAGACAGGCGGCTGACCAGTTTCTGTGTCGTCGGCAAGGGTACACCGGTTTCCTGCGACAGAGTCGATGCGTTCATCTTGCCTTCCGCCAAAAGCGCAGCACCACAATGCCGCGAAGCAGCGGACATCAGGACAACAGCATAGTCGGCAAGGCTGGAAAGCCGCATAAATTCTCTCAAAATTCCAGTGATTCTCTAAATAAGACCTATTTAGTCGTATTTATGATTAATTGCAACTCTTACCGCTTTTACGCCGTTAATATCAGGTTTCCGACGTGAGTGGCGGAATGTGACCTTTCAGCAATCCGCGCTTGTCGATCAGCCGCGCAGTCTCGCCCTCTGCGACTCGCAATTTGGTTGGCGTGGTCCCGGCGAAGAATTTTATCTCACGGATCATATGCGATTGATCATAAAAAGCGTCTTCCAGCGCCAGCAATTCCTCTTCATTTTGCTCGGCATAAGCACGGGCCGCTCGCAATGCGCGATATTTACGCGCAAGATATTTGGGCGCCATGCCATAAAGCTTGTTGACCGTTCGCAGCACCTGGCGCGAACTTTGATCCGACCGTTCCATGAGCGCGCTCACCGGCGGAGACGCCTCGGATGACAGCCATTCATCAACCATTTTCGTGAACTGCTCGACCTCTGGCTTAACGCGGTGCCGCAAATCCCGGAAGATCCGGTCGGCCCAGGCGGTCATCGCATCGGCGCCGTCGCAGTTTCTCAGCAATTCAAGGCTTTTATCAATCTCATTGGTGAAAATCTTGTGTGCTGGAACCGCTTTATCGGCAAAATCGGCAGCAGATTTCTTGGTCAGCGCCGCCCAGCCCGCTGGCAAAAGACCAACACCGAACATGCGGAAAGGCCCTTTCACATCAAAATGCATAGCGCCCGTCGATGGCCCGACCAGCATCGCGTCCTTAGCAGGATAGATTTTACCATCAGCAAAGCCCAGATCAGCCGTACCATCCAAAAGAAACCGCAGCTGC
This DNA window, taken from Parasphingorhabdus litoris DSM 22379, encodes the following:
- a CDS encoding SUF system Fe-S cluster assembly regulator, with amino-acid sequence MRLSSLADYAVVLMSAASRHCGAALLAEGKMNASTLSQETGVPLPTTQKLVSRLSAAGLIESTRGVGGGIRLARPPASISLADIVEAVEGPLAITTCTIEGNHDCALEDSCTVKPHWGVINQTIRKALNDVSLASLAEEPAAQKIKSMEQAL
- a CDS encoding DUF6597 domain-containing transcriptional factor, with protein sequence MVSLRYFAPAEDVRDLVSVYYLFEVEHPKFSDNERAAIAQLRFLLDGTADLGFADGKIYPAKDAMLVGPSTGAMHFDVKGPFRMFGVGLLPAGWAALTKKSAADFADKAVPAHKIFTNEIDKSLELLRNCDGADAMTAWADRIFRDLRHRVKPEVEQFTKMVDEWLSSEASPPVSALMERSDQSSRQVLRTVNKLYGMAPKYLARKYRALRAARAYAEQNEEELLALEDAFYDQSHMIREIKFFAGTTPTKLRVAEGETARLIDKRGLLKGHIPPLTSET
- the sufB gene encoding Fe-S cluster assembly protein SufB codes for the protein MNAEAQAAVDNASTYEFGWSSDIEQDFAPKGLNEDTVRFISDKKGEPQWMLDWRLKAFRMWETMESPDWAKLDIPMIDYQDAYYYAEPKAKPKLNSLDEVDPEILRVYEKLGIPIEEQKVLAGVEGARKVAVDAVFDSVSVATTFREELEEAGVIFRSISEAIKEYPDLVRKYLGKVVPMKDNYFATLNCAVFSDGTFVYIPKGVRCPMELSTYFRINAENTGQFERTLIVADEGSYVSYLEGCTAPMRDENQLHAAVVELVAMDDAEIKYSTVQNWYPGDENGKGGIYNFVTKRGLCQGKNSKISWTQVETGSAVTWKYPSCVLNGENSVGEFYSVALTNNYQQADTGTKMIHNGKNSRSTIISKGISAGKSDNTYRGLVRVGANAENVRNFTQCDSLLLGDTCGAHTVPYIEVKNPTAQIEHEATTSKISDDQMFYAQQRGLDEEEAVSLIVNGFAKDVLKQLPMEFAVEAQKLLAISLEGSVG